From Pseudomonas sp. G.S.17, the proteins below share one genomic window:
- the hutC gene encoding histidine utilization repressor produces the protein MTIENKDCPVPTPPAISPLAAQMGDSPAPLYARVKHMIAQQIQNGTWAPHHRVPSESELVTQLGFSRMTINRALRELTAEGLLVRMQGVGTFVAEPKSQSALFEVHNIADEIAARGHRHSCKVILLNEEAAGSERALALDMREGQRVFHSLIVHFENDLPVQIEDRFVNALVAPDYLKQDFTLQTPYAYLSQVAPLTEGEHVVEAILAEPGECKLLQIEPGEPCLLIRRRTWSGRQPVTAARLIHPGSRHRLEGRFSK, from the coding sequence ATGACCATTGAAAACAAGGATTGCCCAGTGCCGACTCCGCCTGCCATTTCTCCACTGGCCGCCCAGATGGGTGACAGTCCGGCGCCGCTATACGCCCGAGTCAAGCACATGATCGCCCAGCAGATCCAGAATGGAACCTGGGCGCCGCATCACCGCGTGCCGTCGGAAAGCGAGCTGGTCACCCAATTGGGCTTCAGCCGAATGACCATCAATCGTGCCTTGCGTGAGTTGACCGCCGAAGGTCTGCTGGTGCGGATGCAGGGTGTAGGAACATTCGTCGCTGAACCCAAGAGCCAGTCGGCGTTGTTCGAAGTCCATAACATTGCCGACGAAATTGCCGCGCGCGGTCATCGCCACAGCTGCAAGGTCATCCTGCTCAATGAAGAAGCAGCCGGCTCGGAACGCGCCCTGGCCCTGGACATGCGCGAAGGCCAGCGAGTATTCCATTCGTTGATCGTGCATTTCGAAAACGATCTGCCGGTGCAAATCGAAGACCGTTTCGTCAACGCCCTGGTCGCGCCGGATTACCTCAAGCAGGATTTCACCCTGCAAACGCCCTACGCCTATCTGTCGCAAGTCGCACCGCTGACCGAAGGTGAGCACGTCGTCGAGGCGATTCTGGCCGAGCCCGGCGAATGCAAGCTGCTGCAAATCGAGCCGGGCGAACCTTGCCTGCTGATTCGCCGCCGCACCTGGTCCGGCCGTCAGCCCGTAACGGCGGCGCGCCTGATTCATCCCGGTTCCCGCCATCGCCTGGAAGGACGTTTCAGCAAATGA
- a CDS encoding HutD family protein, whose amino-acid sequence MTRLTVLRAADYPRMPWKNGGGSTEEITRDAGIGLDAFGWRLSIADIEASGGFSVFAGYQRIITVLQGAGMTLDVDGALTEPLIPGDPFAFSGDSQVSCNLLDGPIRDFNLIYAPQRYRASLKWIDVLQPQRLFTSAHTLLLFSIAQQMAANLGEHPPQLLEKHDCLQLDNETGALQEVVLYAPKASRCCLIELSKI is encoded by the coding sequence ATGACCCGACTGACTGTTCTGCGCGCCGCCGATTACCCCCGCATGCCCTGGAAGAACGGCGGCGGCAGTACCGAAGAAATCACCCGCGATGCAGGTATTGGTCTGGACGCTTTCGGTTGGCGGCTGTCGATTGCCGATATCGAAGCGTCAGGCGGGTTTTCGGTGTTTGCCGGTTATCAGCGCATCATCACCGTGCTGCAAGGCGCGGGCATGACGCTGGATGTGGACGGCGCGCTGACCGAGCCACTGATCCCCGGCGATCCGTTTGCCTTCAGTGGCGACAGTCAGGTCAGCTGCAATCTGCTTGATGGACCGATTCGCGACTTCAATCTGATCTACGCTCCTCAGCGCTACCGCGCCAGCCTGAAGTGGATCGATGTCCTGCAACCGCAACGCCTGTTCACCTCGGCGCACACGCTGCTGCTGTTCAGCATCGCCCAGCAAATGGCCGCGAACCTGGGTGAACATCCGCCGCAATTGCTGGAAAAGCATGATTGCCTGCAATTGGACAACGAAACCGGAGCGTTGCAGGAAGTGGTGCTCTACGCGCCCAAGGCCAGTCGCTGCTGTTTGATTGAACTAAGCAAAATCTGA
- the nhaA gene encoding Na+/H+ antiporter NhaA, translated as MTTMNNKETPRAIAILASFLASESAGGIVLMGAALAALIVANSGLSAGYFSILHSVWLGLSVELWINDGLMAIFFLMVGLEIKREVLAGGLATWGQRALPGFAAAGGMLVPALIYIAINWGNPKTMSGWAIPAATDIAFALGVLSLLGKRVPTSLKVFLAALAILDDLGAVTIIAFFYSSGLNMPMLLASFVTLGVLIAMNRLQVRRLLPFLLLGALLWFFVLQSGVHATLAGVALALCIPLGKPEEEARSPLLFLEEKMHYWVAFAIVPIFGFANAGVSLSGISLQNLIDPVPLGVALGLFVGKQIGVFLAAVLAIRAGLAVLPEGSNWVQLYGVAILCGIGFTMSLFIGNLAFAGSAHLVDEVKVGVLMGSGLAAIAGVILLRSRVSTGKK; from the coding sequence ATGACGACGATGAATAACAAAGAAACCCCACGCGCCATCGCCATTCTTGCCAGCTTCCTGGCTTCCGAGTCCGCTGGCGGCATTGTCCTGATGGGCGCCGCGCTGGCCGCCCTGATCGTCGCCAACTCAGGCCTGTCAGCGGGCTATTTTTCGATATTGCACAGCGTCTGGCTCGGCCTTTCCGTCGAGTTGTGGATCAACGACGGGCTGATGGCGATCTTCTTTCTGATGGTCGGCCTGGAAATCAAACGCGAAGTGCTGGCGGGCGGACTCGCCACCTGGGGGCAACGTGCCCTGCCCGGTTTCGCGGCGGCGGGCGGCATGCTGGTGCCGGCGCTGATCTACATCGCCATCAACTGGGGCAACCCGAAAACCATGAGCGGCTGGGCGATCCCGGCGGCCACCGATATCGCCTTCGCCCTGGGCGTGCTGTCCTTGCTCGGCAAGCGCGTGCCAACCTCCCTGAAAGTGTTCCTCGCCGCGCTGGCGATTCTCGACGATCTCGGCGCCGTGACGATCATTGCCTTCTTCTACAGTTCCGGCCTGAACATGCCGATGCTGCTGGCTTCGTTCGTGACCCTGGGCGTATTGATCGCCATGAATCGCCTGCAGGTGCGGCGCCTGCTGCCGTTTTTGCTGCTGGGCGCACTGTTGTGGTTCTTCGTCCTGCAATCGGGGGTTCACGCCACCCTCGCCGGGGTTGCGCTGGCGCTGTGCATTCCGCTGGGCAAACCCGAAGAAGAAGCGCGCTCGCCGCTGCTGTTTCTCGAAGAGAAAATGCATTACTGGGTCGCGTTCGCCATCGTGCCGATTTTCGGTTTTGCCAATGCGGGCGTATCGCTGTCCGGGATATCCCTGCAAAACCTGATCGATCCTGTGCCGCTGGGCGTCGCCCTCGGCCTGTTCGTCGGCAAACAGATCGGCGTGTTCCTCGCGGCCGTACTGGCGATACGTGCCGGGCTTGCGGTGTTGCCCGAAGGCAGCAACTGGGTGCAACTCTATGGCGTAGCGATTTTGTGCGGCATCGGTTTCACCATGAGCCTGTTCATCGGCAATCTGGCGTTTGCGGGTTCCGCGCATCTGGTGGACGAAGTTAAAGTCGGCGTGCTGATGGGTTCGGGACTGGCCGCGATTGCCGGGGTGATCCTGCTGCGCAGTCGCGTGAGCACGGGCAAAAAATAA
- a CDS encoding DUF3455 domain-containing protein has translation MNAKRLLCLSGAALAFTCLAPAAFAQSNLPETVRVPDGHKISLETTGVGEITYECRAKANMPDELEWAFVGPKAALNDRSGKQVGTYFGPPATWEAKDGSKVTGTQLAVAPAGAGNIPYQLVKANPAEGKGAMHGVAYIQRVAIKGGVAPATACAASNKGAKEVVKYQADYIFWAAK, from the coding sequence ATGAACGCAAAACGCTTGCTCTGCCTGTCCGGTGCCGCCCTGGCCTTCACTTGCCTGGCACCTGCCGCCTTCGCTCAAAGCAATCTGCCGGAAACCGTTCGTGTGCCGGACGGCCACAAAATCAGCCTGGAAACCACTGGCGTCGGCGAGATCACTTATGAGTGCCGCGCCAAAGCCAACATGCCCGATGAACTGGAATGGGCGTTTGTCGGCCCCAAAGCCGCGCTCAATGATCGCAGTGGCAAGCAGGTCGGCACCTACTTCGGCCCGCCTGCCACCTGGGAAGCCAAAGACGGCTCGAAAGTGACCGGCACGCAATTGGCTGTGGCGCCCGCTGGCGCCGGCAACATTCCGTATCAATTGGTGAAGGCCAATCCGGCTGAAGGCAAAGGCGCCATGCACGGCGTTGCGTACATCCAGCGTGTCGCCATCAAAGGTGGCGTAGCGCCCGCAACGGCTTGCGCAGCGAGCAATAAAGGCGCGAAAGAAGTGGTGAAATATCAGGCCGACTACATCTTCTGGGCCGCCAAGTAA
- a CDS encoding sigma-70 family RNA polymerase sigma factor, with protein sequence MSSHESLFDYEAALDACARGERQALERLYAQESARLLGVAQRLVRDSALAQDIVHDAFIKIWTRAASFDASKGSARGWLFSITRNLALNTIRDNAREVQGDGDEQTLEAQATLEGWNATVDSFDWRVNPGRIELCLEQLEPVRRNCVFHAYVDGYSHQEIAKKIGAPLGTVKAWIKRSLTALRECIG encoded by the coding sequence TTGTCTTCACACGAATCCCTCTTTGATTACGAAGCTGCACTGGATGCCTGCGCGCGCGGCGAGCGGCAGGCGCTTGAGCGGCTTTATGCCCAGGAAAGCGCCCGATTGCTGGGCGTGGCGCAACGACTGGTGCGCGACAGCGCGCTGGCGCAGGACATCGTGCACGACGCATTCATCAAGATCTGGACCCGCGCGGCAAGCTTCGACGCCAGTAAAGGCTCGGCCCGTGGCTGGTTGTTCAGCATCACCCGAAACCTGGCTTTGAACACGATCCGCGACAACGCCCGTGAAGTTCAGGGTGATGGGGATGAGCAAACCCTTGAAGCCCAGGCGACTCTGGAAGGCTGGAACGCAACCGTGGACAGCTTCGATTGGCGAGTCAATCCGGGACGCATCGAGCTCTGCCTGGAACAACTGGAACCGGTGCGCCGCAATTGCGTGTTCCACGCCTATGTCGACGGCTATTCGCATCAGGAAATCGCCAAAAAAATCGGCGCGCCGCTGGGCACAGTCAAAGCCTGGATCAAGCGCAGCCTTACGGCGTTACGGGAGTGCATCGGATGA
- a CDS encoding anti-sigma factor, with product MSSKPGNDPHEPIEELAGEYVLGTLSAERRREVQRRLPDEPALRAAVEAWEERLLPLTNLAEPVTPPPRLWERIERSVNELVAPVDTSRRELVRWWQSLSLWRGLAGAGLAASLVLGITLLMRPSLNAPSYLVVLVAPQDKAPGWVIQASNSQEIQLIPLSITEVPADKALEFWTKADGWQGPVSLGLVKPGETLHVPLDKLPPLQPNQLFELTLEKSTGSPIGKPTGPIQFIGRAVKVI from the coding sequence ATGAGCAGCAAACCGGGCAATGATCCCCACGAACCGATTGAAGAATTGGCCGGCGAATACGTCTTGGGCACCTTGTCCGCCGAGCGCCGCCGGGAAGTGCAGCGCCGCCTGCCTGATGAGCCGGCGTTGCGCGCTGCCGTCGAAGCGTGGGAAGAACGCCTGCTGCCGCTGACGAACCTGGCCGAACCGGTAACTCCGCCGCCACGGCTTTGGGAGCGCATCGAGCGCAGTGTCAACGAGTTGGTTGCGCCTGTTGATACGTCTCGCCGCGAGCTCGTGCGCTGGTGGCAAAGCCTGTCGCTTTGGCGCGGCCTTGCCGGTGCCGGTCTTGCCGCGTCATTGGTGCTGGGCATTACGCTGCTCATGCGGCCCTCGCTGAATGCGCCTTCTTATCTGGTGGTGCTCGTTGCCCCGCAAGACAAGGCACCCGGCTGGGTGATTCAGGCCAGTAACAGTCAGGAAATCCAGTTGATACCGCTCAGCATTACCGAAGTGCCGGCAGACAAGGCGCTGGAGTTCTGGACCAAGGCCGATGGCTGGCAAGGCCCGGTTTCCCTCGGTTTGGTCAAACCGGGTGAAACACTGCATGTGCCACTGGACAAATTACCGCCCCTGCAGCCCAACCAGCTGTTCGAGCTGACCTTGGAAAAATCCACCGGCTCACCCATCGGCAAACCCACCGGCCCGATTCAATTCATTGGCCGCGCGGTAAAAGTCATCTGA
- the hutU gene encoding urocanate hydratase produces MTENNQHWTRYRDVEVRAARGTQLTAKSWMTEAPLRMLMNNLDPEVAENPKELVVYGGIGRAARNWECYDKIVESLTHLNDDETLLIQSGKPVGVFKTHSNAPRVLIANSNLVPHWASWEHFNELDAKGLAMYGQMTAGSWIYIGSQGIVQGTYETFVEAGRQHYNGSLKGKWVLTAGLGGMGGAQPLAAGMAGASSLNIECQQSRIDFRLKTRYVDEQAVDLDDALARIAKYTAEGKAISIALCGNAAEILPEMVRRGVRPDMVTDQTSAHDPLNGYLPKGWSWDEYRARSLTEPAAVVKAAKQSMAVHVEAMLAFQKMGIPTFDYGNNIRQMAKEEGVENAFDFPGFVPAYIRPLFCRGVGPFRWAALSGDPEDIYKTDAKVKELIPDDAHLHNWLNMARERIAFQGLPARICWVGLGQRAMLGLAFNEMVRSGELSAPVVIGRDHLDSGSVASPNRETESMQDGSDAVSDWPLLNALLNTASGATWVSLHHGGGVGMGFSQHSGMVIVCDGSDEAAERIARVLHNDPATGVMRHADAGYQIAIDCANEKGLNLPMIGS; encoded by the coding sequence GTGACCGAGAATAACCAACACTGGACCCGTTACCGTGACGTCGAAGTGCGTGCTGCCCGTGGCACCCAGCTCACTGCCAAAAGCTGGATGACTGAAGCACCGCTGCGCATGTTGATGAACAACCTCGACCCTGAAGTTGCCGAGAACCCCAAGGAATTGGTGGTTTACGGCGGCATCGGTCGCGCCGCGCGCAATTGGGAATGCTACGACAAGATCGTCGAAAGCCTGACCCACCTGAATGACGACGAAACCCTGCTGATTCAGTCCGGCAAACCCGTCGGCGTATTCAAGACCCACAGCAACGCGCCCCGTGTGCTGATCGCCAACTCCAATCTGGTGCCGCACTGGGCCAGCTGGGAACACTTCAACGAACTGGATGCCAAGGGCCTGGCGATGTATGGCCAGATGACCGCCGGCAGCTGGATCTACATCGGCAGCCAGGGCATCGTGCAAGGCACTTACGAAACCTTCGTCGAGGCCGGTCGCCAGCATTACAACGGCAGCCTCAAGGGCAAATGGGTGCTGACCGCAGGCTTGGGCGGCATGGGCGGGGCGCAACCGCTGGCCGCAGGCATGGCCGGCGCCAGCTCGCTGAACATCGAATGCCAGCAGAGCCGCATCGACTTCCGTCTCAAGACCCGTTACGTCGACGAGCAAGCCGTGGACCTGGACGACGCTCTCGCGCGCATCGCCAAATACACCGCTGAAGGCAAGGCGATCTCCATCGCGCTGTGTGGCAACGCCGCCGAAATCCTCCCGGAAATGGTTCGTCGTGGCGTGCGCCCGGACATGGTCACCGACCAGACCAGCGCCCACGACCCGCTCAATGGTTATCTGCCCAAAGGCTGGAGCTGGGACGAGTACCGCGCCCGCTCGCTAACCGAACCGGCTGCCGTGGTGAAAGCCGCCAAGCAATCCATGGCGGTACACGTCGAAGCCATGCTCGCGTTCCAGAAAATGGGTATTCCAACCTTCGACTACGGCAACAACATTCGTCAGATGGCGAAGGAAGAAGGCGTGGAAAACGCCTTCGACTTCCCGGGTTTTGTTCCCGCCTACATTCGTCCGTTGTTCTGCCGTGGCGTAGGACCGTTCCGTTGGGCGGCGTTGTCCGGCGACCCGGAAGACATCTACAAGACCGACGCCAAGGTCAAGGAGCTGATCCCGGATGACGCCCACTTGCACAATTGGCTGAACATGGCCCGCGAGCGCATTGCATTTCAGGGTCTGCCGGCGCGGATTTGCTGGGTTGGCCTGGGCCAGCGCGCCATGCTCGGTCTGGCTTTCAACGAAATGGTACGCAGCGGCGAGTTGTCGGCGCCGGTGGTGATCGGCCGCGACCATCTGGACTCCGGCTCGGTCGCCAGCCCGAACCGTGAAACCGAATCCATGCAGGATGGCTCAGATGCAGTGTCCGATTGGCCGCTGCTCAACGCCCTGCTCAATACCGCCAGCGGCGCGACCTGGGTTTCGCTGCACCACGGCGGCGGCGTCGGCATGGGTTTCTCCCAGCATTCGGGCATGGTCATCGTTTGCGACGGCAGCGACGAAGCCGCCGAACGCATCGCCCGCGTCCTGCATAACGACCCGGCGACGGGTGTGATGCGTCACGCCGATGCGGGTTATCAGATCGCGATTGATTGCGCCAACGAAAAGGGCTTGAACCTGCCGATGATTGGCAGCTGA
- a CDS encoding ABC transporter substrate-binding protein: MKMNKALLSTTLCLGMLTAAGASQAAGWCESGKPVKFAGLNWESAMLLTDVLQIVLNKGYGCEVDSLPGNSITMENALSTNDIQVFAEEWVGRSEVWNKAEKAGKVVGVGSPVKGAIEGWYVPRYVIEGDTKRKLEAKAPNLKSISDLAQYSTLFKDAEEPDKGRFYNCPAGWTCELENSEMLKSYGLESKYTNFRPGTGPALDAAILSSYKRGEPILTYYWSPTPLMGQVDMVRLEEKAGVNKTIDIKVGLSKAFHEQAPELVAVMEKVNIPIDLLNQNLARMTKDRIESPKLAKIFLKEHPEIWHNWVSEDAAKKVDASL, translated from the coding sequence ATGAAAATGAACAAGGCCCTGCTTTCCACGACGCTTTGCCTGGGAATGCTCACCGCCGCCGGTGCAAGCCAGGCAGCTGGCTGGTGCGAGTCTGGCAAGCCGGTAAAGTTTGCCGGTCTGAACTGGGAAAGCGCGATGCTGTTGACCGACGTGCTGCAGATTGTCCTGAACAAGGGTTACGGCTGTGAAGTCGACAGCCTGCCGGGTAATTCCATCACCATGGAAAACGCCTTGAGCACCAATGACATTCAGGTGTTCGCCGAGGAATGGGTAGGCCGCAGCGAAGTCTGGAACAAGGCCGAGAAAGCCGGGAAAGTCGTCGGTGTCGGTTCGCCGGTCAAAGGCGCGATTGAAGGCTGGTACGTGCCGCGCTATGTGATTGAAGGCGATACCAAGCGCAAGCTGGAAGCGAAGGCGCCAAACCTCAAGTCGATCAGCGATCTGGCCCAGTATTCGACTTTGTTCAAAGATGCCGAAGAACCAGACAAAGGCCGCTTCTACAACTGCCCGGCCGGCTGGACCTGCGAGCTGGAAAACTCCGAAATGCTCAAGAGCTACGGCCTGGAAAGCAAGTACACCAACTTCCGCCCAGGCACCGGCCCGGCGCTGGATGCGGCGATTCTGTCCAGCTACAAACGTGGCGAGCCGATCCTGACGTACTACTGGTCCCCAACGCCGTTGATGGGTCAGGTGGACATGGTTCGTCTTGAAGAGAAAGCCGGCGTGAACAAGACCATCGACATCAAGGTCGGCCTGTCCAAAGCCTTCCACGAGCAGGCACCGGAACTGGTGGCGGTGATGGAAAAGGTCAACATTCCTATCGACCTGCTCAACCAGAACCTGGCACGCATGACCAAGGATCGCATCGAGTCGCCGAAACTGGCGAAGATCTTCCTCAAGGAACATCCTGAAATCTGGCACAACTGGGTCAGCGAAGACGCGGCCAAGAAGGTTGATGCTTCGTTGTAA
- a CDS encoding proline/glycine betaine ABC transporter permease gives MFPESFTFSIANWVNDWVDTLVTNYGDVFRHISDTLLWAIVRLEGLLRIAPWWVLLAIVGGIAWHATRKLTTTAVIVGLLFLVGAVGLWDKLMQTLALMLVATLISVVIGIPLGILSARSNRLRSILMPLLDIMQTMPSFVYLIPVLMLFGLGKVPAIFATVIYAAPPLIRLTDLGIRQVDGEVMEAINAFGANRWQQLFGVQLPLALPSIMAGINQTTMMALSMVVIASMIGARGLGEDVLVGIQTLNVGRGLEAGLAIVILAVVIDRITQAYGRPRHEANK, from the coding sequence ATGTTCCCCGAAAGCTTCACGTTCTCCATCGCCAACTGGGTCAATGACTGGGTCGACACGCTGGTCACCAATTATGGCGACGTGTTCCGGCACATTTCCGACACGCTGCTGTGGGCCATCGTGCGCCTCGAAGGTTTGCTGCGCATCGCGCCATGGTGGGTGTTGCTCGCCATCGTCGGCGGCATTGCCTGGCACGCGACGCGCAAATTGACCACCACTGCCGTGATCGTCGGCCTGCTGTTTCTGGTAGGCGCGGTCGGGTTGTGGGACAAACTCATGCAAACCCTGGCGCTGATGCTGGTTGCCACATTGATTTCGGTGGTCATCGGCATTCCGCTGGGCATTCTGTCGGCACGCAGCAATCGTCTGCGTTCGATCCTCATGCCGCTGCTCGACATCATGCAGACCATGCCCAGCTTCGTGTACCTGATCCCGGTCCTGATGCTGTTCGGCCTGGGCAAGGTTCCGGCGATTTTCGCCACCGTGATCTACGCCGCGCCGCCGCTGATTCGCCTGACGGATCTGGGTATTCGGCAGGTCGATGGCGAAGTGATGGAAGCGATCAACGCGTTCGGTGCCAATCGCTGGCAGCAATTGTTTGGCGTGCAACTGCCGCTGGCCCTGCCGAGCATCATGGCCGGGATCAACCAGACGACAATGATGGCGCTGTCGATGGTGGTTATCGCTTCAATGATCGGCGCTCGCGGACTGGGCGAAGACGTACTGGTAGGGATTCAGACACTCAACGTCGGGCGCGGGCTGGAAGCCGGTCTGGCCATCGTGATTCTCGCGGTGGTGATCGACCGCATCACTCAGGCCTATGGCCGCCCACGGCATGAGGCGAACAAATGA
- a CDS encoding glycine betaine/L-proline ABC transporter ATP-binding protein: MMSVEPNKIVVKNVYKIFGSRAQDALNMVRQNQSKDQVLAQTGCVVGVNDLSLSIGSGEIFVIMGLSGSGKSTLVRHFNRLIDPTSGEILVDGENILTYDMEALRQFRRHKISMVFQSFGLLPHKTVQDNVAYGLKVRGESKEHCVERALHWISTVGLKGYENKYPHQLSGGMRQRVGLARALAADTDIILMDEAFSALDPLIRAEMQDQLLELQSALKKTIVFITHDLDEAVRIGNRIAILKDGRLIQVGTPKEILHSPADDYVDRFVQRRAVTL, from the coding sequence ATGATGAGCGTTGAACCGAATAAAATCGTGGTCAAGAACGTCTACAAGATTTTCGGCAGCCGAGCCCAGGACGCGCTGAACATGGTCCGCCAGAATCAGAGCAAGGATCAGGTGCTGGCGCAGACGGGCTGCGTGGTCGGCGTAAATGACCTGTCACTGTCCATTGGCAGCGGCGAGATCTTCGTGATCATGGGCCTTTCCGGCTCTGGCAAATCGACCTTGGTGCGCCACTTCAATCGGCTGATCGATCCCACCAGCGGCGAAATCCTCGTCGATGGCGAGAACATTCTGACCTACGACATGGAAGCCCTGCGCCAATTCCGTCGGCACAAGATCAGCATGGTGTTCCAGAGTTTCGGCCTGCTGCCGCACAAGACCGTGCAGGACAACGTCGCCTACGGCCTGAAAGTGCGCGGCGAAAGCAAAGAGCATTGCGTCGAGCGCGCGCTGCACTGGATCAGCACCGTGGGCCTCAAAGGCTACGAGAACAAATACCCGCATCAGCTCTCCGGCGGCATGCGCCAGCGGGTGGGTCTGGCCCGAGCCCTGGCGGCGGACACCGACATCATTCTGATGGACGAAGCCTTCAGCGCCCTTGATCCGTTGATCCGCGCCGAGATGCAGGACCAGTTGCTGGAACTGCAAAGCGCCCTGAAGAAAACCATCGTGTTCATCACCCACGATCTGGACGAAGCCGTGCGCATCGGCAACCGGATCGCGATCCTCAAGGATGGCCGCCTGATTCAGGTCGGCACCCCTAAAGAAATCCTCCACTCCCCTGCTGATGATTACGTTGATCGTTTCGTGCAGCGCCGTGCGGTGACTTTGTAA
- the hutH gene encoding histidine ammonia-lyase encodes MSPVEKIVIGEGPLRWQDVVAVARNGAHLSLSASAWARIDNAQAIVECIVASGERAYGVNTGLGALCNVSLHGEQLSQLSRNTLLSHACGVGTALPDEQTRAIICAAIINYSQGKSGLHRQVVEALLTLLNRQITPQVPSQGSVGYLTHMAHIGIALLGVGNVSYRGHVMPALQALDAEGLSPVVLGAKDGLCLVNGTPCMTGLSCLAIADAQRLTHWADVVGAMSFEALRGQLKAFDAEIIALKPHPGMQIVASNLRSLLDGSEVLANSQGIRTQDALSIRSIPQVHGATRDQLTHATRQIEIELNSATDNPLLLGTPEAYRVVSQANPHGQSVAMAADLLAIAVAELGSIAERRLDRMINPTVSGLPAFLVSQPGVNSGMMIVQYVAASLCAENRQLAQPAVTDNYVTSGLQEDHLSMGTNAALKLHRVLDNATQILAIEYLLAAQAFEFFKGQRFGIGTDAAWRLLREHVPAYDEDRWLAPDIAASAKLLRSEVMLKKVLAELVPVGAELAREDVVPAHT; translated from the coding sequence ATGTCGCCAGTTGAAAAAATCGTAATCGGCGAAGGCCCGCTGCGTTGGCAGGACGTGGTTGCCGTAGCCCGCAACGGCGCGCACTTGAGCCTGTCGGCCAGCGCTTGGGCGCGGATCGACAATGCTCAAGCCATCGTCGAATGTATCGTGGCCAGCGGCGAGCGCGCTTATGGCGTGAATACCGGGCTCGGCGCGTTGTGCAATGTCTCGCTGCATGGCGAGCAGTTGAGTCAGCTGTCACGCAATACCTTGCTCAGCCATGCCTGCGGCGTCGGTACCGCGCTGCCTGACGAACAGACCCGAGCGATCATCTGCGCGGCGATCATCAATTACAGCCAGGGCAAGTCCGGCCTGCATCGGCAAGTGGTCGAAGCCTTGCTGACGCTGCTCAATCGGCAGATTACCCCGCAGGTTCCGTCCCAGGGTTCGGTCGGCTACCTCACGCACATGGCGCACATCGGCATTGCGTTGCTGGGTGTCGGCAACGTCAGCTATCGCGGCCACGTCATGCCGGCGTTGCAGGCGCTGGACGCTGAAGGCCTGAGCCCGGTGGTCCTCGGCGCCAAGGACGGTTTGTGCCTGGTCAACGGCACGCCATGCATGACCGGTTTGAGCTGCCTGGCCATCGCCGACGCGCAACGCCTGACGCATTGGGCCGATGTGGTCGGTGCCATGAGTTTCGAAGCCCTGCGCGGCCAACTGAAGGCGTTCGATGCAGAAATCATCGCGCTTAAACCGCATCCTGGCATGCAGATCGTCGCCAGCAATCTGCGCAGCCTGCTCGACGGCAGCGAAGTGCTCGCCAACAGCCAGGGCATTCGCACCCAGGACGCGCTGAGCATTCGTTCGATTCCGCAGGTGCATGGCGCCACTCGCGATCAGCTGACCCATGCAACCCGGCAGATCGAAATCGAGCTGAATTCCGCAACCGATAATCCGCTGTTGCTGGGCACGCCCGAAGCGTATCGCGTGGTGTCCCAGGCCAACCCGCACGGTCAATCCGTGGCGATGGCGGCAGACTTGCTGGCAATTGCCGTGGCAGAACTGGGCTCTATCGCCGAGCGCCGTCTGGATCGCATGATCAACCCGACGGTCAGCGGTTTGCCAGCCTTTCTGGTCAGCCAGCCGGGGGTCAACTCCGGGATGATGATCGTCCAGTACGTCGCCGCTTCGCTGTGCGCGGAAAATCGGCAACTGGCGCAACCGGCGGTCACCGACAATTACGTGACCTCCGGCTTGCAGGAAGATCACCTGAGCATGGGCACCAACGCCGCGCTGAAATTGCACCGGGTGCTGGATAACGCCACGCAGATTCTCGCCATCGAGTATTTGCTCGCGGCCCAGGCATTCGAGTTTTTCAAGGGCCAGCGTTTTGGCATCGGCACCGACGCCGCATGGCGTCTGCTGCGCGAACACGTCCCGGCCTACGACGAAGACCGCTGGCTCGCCCCGGACATCGCCGCCAGCGCCAAACTGCTCAGGAGTGAAGTCATGTTGAAAAAGGTGCTGGCGGAACTGGTTCCTGTGGGAGCCGAGCTTGCTCGCGAAGACGTTGTTCCAGCCCACACATAG